A single genomic interval of Calditrichota bacterium harbors:
- the atpH gene encoding ATP synthase F1 subunit delta yields the protein MSRISIRYAKALFSLAQDEKKLDTVANDLAELKELFNSNVQFKTFVLNPLLSGTKKTEVFKNLFSGKLDPLTMNFLFLLSSKKRVDVLDQILLKFDELLLSHKNQIVAEVTSPISLDDGQLDSIKSNIENITQKSVLIEAKEDSSLIGGFTVKIEDVIIDNSVRYQLSKLKEKLIS from the coding sequence TTGAGCAGAATATCAATTCGCTACGCAAAAGCATTGTTTTCGCTGGCGCAAGATGAAAAGAAACTAGACACAGTTGCTAATGATTTAGCTGAGTTAAAAGAACTATTTAATTCGAATGTTCAATTTAAAACATTTGTATTAAACCCGTTGCTAAGTGGAACTAAGAAGACAGAAGTATTCAAAAATTTATTTTCAGGAAAACTTGATCCATTGACAATGAATTTTCTGTTCTTGTTAAGCTCAAAAAAACGGGTTGATGTTTTAGATCAAATCCTTTTAAAGTTTGATGAGCTTCTTCTAAGTCATAAAAATCAAATCGTTGCAGAAGTTACAAGTCCGATCAGTCTGGACGATGGACAATTAGACAGCATAAAATCAAACATTGAGAATATAACACAAAAGTCTGTTCTTATTGAAGCAAAGGAAGATAGTTCTTTGATTGGTGGATTTACTGTGAAGATTGAAGATGTAATTATTGACAACAGTGTTCGTTATCAATTGTCAAAATTAAAAGAAAAACTGATTTCATAA
- a CDS encoding F0F1 ATP synthase subunit alpha: MSNAVRPDEVSAILKKQLKDFQTESDVYEVGTVLQVGDGIARVYGLEKAMAGELIEFPNDVMGMVFNLEEDNVGIILFGEDTLIKEGDTVKRTNKVVQVPVGEEMLGRVVNPLGIPLDGKGEIKTDKFILVERKAEGVIQRQPVKEPLATGLKAIDSMIPIGRGQRELIIGDRQTGKTAVAIDTIINQKGTDVFCVYVAIGQKASTVARVVKTLEDEGAMEYTIVVTANANDPAPLQFISPYAGVAMGEYFRDNGKHALVVYDDLSKHAWAYRQVSLLLRRPPGREAYPGDVFYVHSRLLERAAKLSDDLGGGSLTALPIIETQAGDVSAYIPTNVISITDGQIFLESNLFFSGVRPAINVGISVSRVGGSAQIKAMKQVAGSLRLELAQYRELEAFAKFGSDLDAATQQQLRRGERLVEILKQGQYQPLPFEKQIAIIFAATNGFIDQLPVSVIKRFEEEFINHLELKYPNVLKEIAEKSKISEELENTMKDILSKFVEAFRYEGD; encoded by the coding sequence ATGAGCAATGCAGTTAGACCAGATGAAGTCTCTGCAATTCTGAAAAAACAGTTAAAAGACTTTCAGACAGAATCAGATGTTTATGAAGTTGGTACTGTTCTTCAGGTTGGTGACGGGATTGCCCGTGTGTATGGCCTGGAAAAAGCCATGGCCGGCGAACTGATTGAGTTCCCTAATGATGTGATGGGAATGGTTTTTAACCTTGAAGAGGACAATGTTGGTATTATTCTTTTTGGCGAAGATACTTTGATCAAAGAAGGTGATACTGTCAAACGTACCAACAAGGTTGTTCAGGTTCCTGTAGGGGAAGAAATGTTGGGCCGGGTTGTTAATCCACTAGGAATTCCGTTGGATGGCAAAGGCGAAATCAAAACAGATAAATTTATTTTAGTTGAGCGCAAAGCGGAAGGCGTAATTCAACGTCAACCCGTAAAAGAGCCATTGGCAACAGGGTTAAAAGCTATTGACTCGATGATTCCGATTGGCCGTGGCCAACGAGAGTTGATTATCGGTGACCGTCAGACAGGTAAAACAGCCGTTGCTATCGATACAATTATTAACCAAAAAGGTACAGACGTATTTTGCGTTTACGTAGCTATTGGTCAAAAAGCATCTACGGTTGCCCGAGTTGTTAAAACACTTGAAGATGAAGGTGCTATGGAGTACACGATTGTTGTTACTGCAAATGCAAATGATCCTGCACCTCTTCAGTTTATATCTCCATACGCAGGTGTTGCAATGGGTGAATATTTCCGTGATAATGGAAAACATGCACTTGTTGTATATGACGATTTATCAAAACATGCGTGGGCATATAGACAGGTTTCCTTGCTTTTACGTCGTCCTCCGGGCCGTGAAGCTTATCCTGGTGATGTGTTTTATGTTCACTCCCGTTTGCTGGAACGTGCAGCAAAATTAAGTGATGACCTTGGTGGAGGATCACTGACAGCATTGCCTATTATTGAAACACAGGCTGGTGATGTTTCCGCTTATATTCCAACAAATGTTATTTCCATTACTGATGGTCAGATATTTCTTGAATCAAATTTATTCTTTTCTGGCGTAAGACCAGCGATTAATGTCGGTATATCTGTTTCACGTGTTGGTGGTAGTGCACAAATCAAAGCTATGAAACAGGTTGCCGGAAGTTTACGTTTGGAACTTGCCCAGTACAGAGAATTAGAAGCTTTTGCAAAATTCGGTTCAGATCTTGATGCAGCGACACAACAACAGTTGCGTCGTGGTGAACGGCTTGTTGAAATATTGAAACAAGGTCAGTATCAACCATTACCATTTGAAAAACAGATTGCAATAATTTTTGCAGCTACAAATGGATTTATCGATCAGTTACCTGTTTCTGTAATAAAGCGTTTTGAAGAAGAGTTCATTAATCATTTGGAACTAAAATATCCGAACGTTTTGAAAGAAATTGCAGAAAAATCCAAGATTAGTGAAGAGCTTGAAAATACAATGAAAGATATTTTATCTAAATTTGTTGAAGCTTTCAGGTATGAGGGAGATTGA
- the atpG gene encoding ATP synthase F1 subunit gamma — protein sequence MATLREIRQRIASVKSTQQITKAMKMVAAAKLRRAQENIVAIRPYAYDLRDLIAHLSQIDQSEVNLDLMIKRPVEKVLIVAVAADRGLCGGFNSNIVRSVLERIAQYKDTEYELYTIGRKNSEFFGKRDYPIFSAKQNFFNHLSFEDALEISRTLISAYTSEKFDRIEIVYNEFKSAIQQNLITETFLPFTVDESNNEEYHAVDYIYEPDVKSILSTVIPKHLNVQIWRILLESNAAEQGARMTAMDSATENAEEIKSKLTLHYNRARQAAITTELNEIVGGAEALKES from the coding sequence ATGGCAACCCTTCGAGAAATAAGGCAGCGAATTGCAAGTGTTAAAAGTACTCAGCAAATAACCAAAGCCATGAAGATGGTTGCTGCGGCAAAATTGCGGCGGGCTCAGGAAAATATTGTAGCTATCAGGCCATATGCATATGATCTGAGAGATCTAATCGCACACCTTTCTCAAATTGATCAATCTGAAGTAAATTTAGATCTTATGATCAAAAGACCGGTGGAAAAGGTTTTAATTGTTGCTGTTGCGGCGGATAGAGGGCTGTGCGGTGGATTTAACAGTAATATTGTTCGCAGTGTTTTAGAACGAATTGCGCAGTATAAAGACACTGAGTATGAACTGTATACCATTGGCCGAAAAAACAGTGAATTTTTTGGGAAACGTGATTATCCGATTTTTTCTGCAAAACAAAACTTCTTCAATCATTTATCATTTGAAGATGCACTGGAAATTTCTAGAACCTTGATATCAGCTTATACATCCGAAAAATTTGACAGAATTGAAATTGTGTATAATGAGTTTAAATCTGCGATTCAGCAAAACCTTATTACTGAGACGTTTTTACCGTTTACTGTAGATGAATCGAATAATGAAGAATACCACGCGGTAGATTATATCTACGAACCTGATGTGAAATCGATTCTTAGTACAGTAATACCAAAGCATTTAAATGTGCAGATCTGGCGAATTTTGCTTGAAAGTAATGCAGCTGAACAAGGTGCACGCATGACAGCAATGGACAGCGCAACAGAAAATGCAGAAGAAATAAAATCAAAATTAACCTTGCACTATAACAGAGCAAGACAGGCAGCCATTACAACAGAATTGAATGAAATTGTTGGTGGCGCCGAAGCACTTAAAGAATCATAA